A section of the Corynebacterium tuberculostearicum genome encodes:
- a CDS encoding DUF3322 domain-containing protein: MRIPEDLQAHAAKLLRNHFAEALSSPDSLRLDWPLHPPTAATAKRDLPMTQEFIRAWQRWPHQEEVIYESRNWSRTGLGTNSVPVRVVIDGPERIASAAGMATTYSHAVQRAQKIASIFPEHSDFAHTVHRAYKQWKDLSAYDLHCLGPCLNWLLTHPDSGEWERAVPVEGVDGKWIGSHRRLLLTLLSPFGIADLGLRRSDARIRLRYLNHVPAVSDLEIPLSHAASLFSTRPPRVLIVENKQTFLALPVLSDAAPPTIAVLGSGTAAHQLHALNWLHQSEITYWGDLDAAGFSILNAVRACFPHTASLLMDTATVTAFKHLAVPDPGDGSATLTHLTTEEQEAYRLLFTEGRLRIEQERIPFTHASDAIHHKLD; encoded by the coding sequence ATGCGGATTCCTGAAGACCTACAAGCACATGCGGCAAAGCTCTTGCGCAACCACTTTGCGGAGGCGCTATCTTCGCCGGATTCCCTCCGTTTGGACTGGCCGCTACATCCACCGACGGCAGCCACCGCCAAACGCGATTTACCAATGACTCAAGAATTCATCCGCGCCTGGCAGCGCTGGCCGCACCAGGAAGAGGTTATCTACGAGTCCCGCAATTGGTCGCGTACTGGGCTGGGCACCAATTCCGTGCCTGTACGCGTGGTAATTGATGGACCTGAACGCATCGCTTCCGCAGCAGGCATGGCCACAACATACTCGCATGCGGTTCAAAGAGCTCAAAAGATCGCCTCGATTTTCCCCGAGCACTCTGACTTCGCTCACACCGTTCACCGTGCTTACAAGCAGTGGAAAGACTTAAGCGCCTACGACCTGCATTGCTTGGGACCGTGTTTGAACTGGTTGCTCACCCATCCCGATTCGGGCGAGTGGGAACGCGCCGTCCCCGTAGAGGGCGTTGATGGCAAGTGGATCGGGTCCCACCGGCGCCTGCTGCTAACCCTGCTTTCTCCTTTCGGCATCGCGGATCTAGGACTGCGCCGCAGCGACGCCCGTATTCGCTTGCGCTATCTCAACCACGTCCCGGCAGTGTCCGACCTCGAGATTCCACTCTCCCACGCCGCATCCCTTTTCTCCACCAGGCCACCGCGAGTGCTCATCGTGGAAAATAAACAAACTTTTCTGGCTTTACCTGTGCTTTCGGACGCCGCTCCGCCCACCATTGCTGTCTTAGGTTCCGGCACCGCAGCACATCAGCTCCACGCCCTCAACTGGCTCCACCAATCCGAAATTACCTACTGGGGTGATCTCGACGCTGCGGGCTTCAGCATCCTCAACGCCGTGCGCGCCTGCTTCCCCCACACCGCATCTCTGCTCATGGATACTGCTACCGTAACTGCGTTTAAGCACCTCGCTGTCCCTGATCCAGGCGACGGTTCAGCCACGCTCACTCACCTCACCACCGAAGAACAGGAAGCCTACCGTCTACTCTTCACCGAGGGCAGGCTGCGAATTGAGCAAGAGCGAATCCCTTTCACACACGCGAGCGACGCCATCCACCACAAATTAGATTGA
- a CDS encoding excalibur calcium-binding domain-containing protein has protein sequence MASGKKIVGGIAALVVVSSLLSQCSDADETKSTETTTVRETATVTTTASETVQSSTLNQAPESTAPVEFEEPTLDPQVSPAEAAEEVVDVNGEVDSDADGGVHGFVAPAPVIQQQSTNNGGVESAGGDGGAASYYPNCAAARAAGVAPLYAGQPGYSSNLDRDGDGVACE, from the coding sequence ATGGCCTCCGGTAAGAAAATCGTAGGCGGCATCGCTGCTCTTGTTGTCGTCTCTTCTCTTCTCAGTCAATGCTCCGACGCCGATGAAACGAAGAGCACTGAAACTACTACAGTGCGAGAAACTGCAACGGTAACCACTACCGCTTCTGAAACTGTACAAAGCTCGACGTTAAATCAAGCACCGGAATCTACTGCGCCAGTTGAGTTTGAGGAGCCAACGCTGGATCCGCAGGTAAGTCCTGCCGAAGCAGCAGAAGAAGTAGTAGACGTGAACGGGGAGGTCGATTCGGATGCTGATGGTGGTGTGCATGGATTCGTTGCTCCTGCGCCAGTGATTCAACAGCAGTCCACCAATAATGGTGGTGTTGAATCGGCTGGTGGTGATGGTGGAGCAGCCAGCTATTACCCTAATTGTGCAGCCGCTCGCGCTGCAGGTGTGGCGCCGTTGTACGCCGGTCAACCAGGCTATAGCTCGAATTTGGATCGAGACGGTGACGGCGTTGCCTGCGAATAG